The Bdellovibrio bacteriovorus region GATGATATTTCCTTCTGCATCCTTTTGCAGTTCGTCCATCACGACTTGTACAGTGATGGCGTCCCCATATTTTTGGCCGTAATCACCAACAAGTGACTTCACTAAGTCCTCAAGCTGGCCGCCGAACTCATTCAAGATCGACTGACCGAAAGCTTTCACCAAATCAAACTTCACAGCCAGATCTCCGGCAACGCGCGGAGCACTGCCATCACCATAGTGATAAGAAGCATTGTTCAACTGGAGGTACAATTCATTCGCTGGGCCTTTTTTATACGCCGACGCTTTCAAAGCGAAATCCAACGTGCGAACGGCGTCGACACGAAGTTCAGTGAATGCTACATCGAGCTTTGTCGACTCATTGTTGTAAGCCGCAGCAATCGCCGCCACCTTCTTATTTACTTCTTCTTTGTTAATAACGCTGGCAACGGCCACGGAGGAAACGACAAGAACGACGGGCGCTGCCACTTTAAGCCATGATTTCATGTGAAACTCCTGTAGTGATTTTTGGTTGAGCCCCCTTTTTATCACCGAGAAATCACACTGACTCGCGAAACCTGAACGGCTTACCCACTCTTAATTTCGCGTCCATTGCGGCGCTTCTAGACCTCAGAAAATATTTTTAAAAAGCTTATTGACTTACATATTATTTACACTGTAAGTTCATATGTAAGTTATGACAAAGAAATTGCCCCTCCCCCCACTGACACCGAAAGAAAAATCCGTTCTCGAGTTTATCGAGAGCCATATCTTAAGTTCAGGAGTTTCTCCGTCATATCAAGAAATTAAGGATCACTTCGGCTTGGCTTCGTTTAATTCTGTTCAGAATTATTTGAAGCAATTGACGAGCAAGGGATACATCGAAAATCCATTGGGTCAAAAGCGAGCGATCCAGGTGCTCCACTCAGCCAGTGCTGTGCAGGAACATCTTCAATCGAAAAAAGTCTCGACGACGACAGGATCTCACCGCTCACAGCTCCTCCAGGCACGTGATGAGGTCCTGTCCCTTCCCCTTCTTGGGAAAGTGGCCGCAGGTCAGCCGATTGAAGCCATCAAACATGACGAATTTGTCGATGTTCCCCCTTCTATGATTCGCAATCCTTCCAAATCCTTTGCATTGAAAGTGCAAGGCGACTCGATGATTGAAGATGGCATCTTTGATGAAGATATTATTTTAGTTCAAAAACAGGATTCGGCCTCTAACGGCGATATTGTTGTGGCTACGGTAGAAAATGAAGCCACGGTTAAACGCATCTATGTGCGCGCGCGTCCCGACAGCGGTTCTAGCGAAAAACTAGTAGAACTTCGTCCTTCAAACTCCACAATGAAATCTATGTGGTATTCACCTGAAGAAGTCGAAATCCGCGGTATCGTCGTGGGCCTTATCCGTAAATTCCAATAGTTCATATCTAAGCTTGCGTCAGGGATGACCAAGTTTTTCTTAAAGATTTTCCCCCGCATTTTGCTTTTTGTGATATCTAAGCAAAATGCAAAGCACACACGCTCAAATCAGCTATCAAGATAAATCCAAATTCTACAAAGAACTTCAGTCGGAAGCTTCTGGCATTCTTGAAAAAGAATGGTTTGTAAATTTAGCGAATATCTCAGCTCTTTTAAGACAGCATCTTCCTGATATTAATTGGGTTGGCTTCTATCTTCTTCACAATAACGAATTGCTGCTAAGCTCGTTTCAAGGTCTGCCTGCTTGTACAAGGATTGCTTTAGGAAAAGGTGTCTGCGGTACTGCTGCGAAAACGTTGCAAACTCAGCTTGTGGCGAACGTGGATGAATTTCCCGGTCACATCGTCTGTGATGCCGCTTCAAAATCAGAAATTGTGATTCCGGTTATTCACGACGGAAAACTTCTGGGCGTTTTAGATGTCGATGCACCTATTCTAAATCGTTTTGACCAGGAAGATAAAAAAGGACTCGAAGAAATCGTGCACATCCTTACTAAAGGCACGACGTGGCCGGAAAAGTTCACGTAACCTAAAACATAAAGGCGCAGTTTCCTGCGCCTTTAAAAAATCAAATATGGCGCGATGATGATTTATCTTCGCCGCGCTCCATATCGTCGAAGTTCATTTGTTTATAAATACTGGTGATAGTCATTAGATGCTCTTCTTCTGCAGAAAGAGCTGCTTCAAACTTATCAGCCATGGCATCCATATTCGCTTTACGGGCCATTTCAATTAAAAGCTCCCAACCCGCATTGTCCGTGAGTTCCGCCATTAACAGCGTCTGTAAAGACTGGGTCACTGTGGTGCGTGGGTCGGCCGCGACCTGCAATAGCCCCATGGCAGTCACCCCGTTGGCATCCGCACAAGGAGTTACGGCCGTGGGATCCGCGCCAATCTGTTCGATCGCATTTTTCACGATTTCAAAATGCTCAAGCTCCTCCTGATGAATCCGCATAAGATCTGTCAGAATTTCAGTCACCCCCGCCGCTTGGCATTTTGTGATGACCGATTCATACAGTCGCGCGCCGGTTCTTTCAAAAGCCAGACGCTCTCCTAATTTATCGATAAACGCTTCGGGTCGTATACCTTGCAATAGTTCAGCGCCGGTCGAGGCCATTCCCTTCAGACTTCCCGGAGGAGGAACGCTTCCGATATCATCGGATTCCTGAATATACTCTTGGCGGATTTTCACAAATTCACTTTGCGAAAAATCCGTCATCGGTGTCGTCGGTGTTTTTTCCGCGACTTGCATCATGCGTTTACTGTCTAACGGGGACATTTGAATCCCCGTACGATTACTTCCAATATGAACATGCTCTTTCATTTTTGACTCCTACTGAGGATAAATAGAGTTGCGAATTTGCGGACTGTTTAACTCGCCACCGGGTTGCCAGATATAACCTTGGGTGATGATCTCTGTCGGTGAGCCTTCCGAATTTAAGGTGTCACGATAGCGCTTGGACTTTTCTGATTCTTGAGATTTATCGACATAATTCGGGCCGTCTGTGCGTAGATCTACTTCCGCACGCAAGGTGTCCATCACAAACTGGCGCTGACTTTTATAAGATATCGGTGTGGGTAAAGTTTCAGGTAGAATCTCAGCCGGGTCCCTTCTTTCAAATTTTTTAAAGAGCTCCATCACGTGATTCAAATGTCCTAGCTCGTAATCCAGAAAGCGCTCCCAGATTTCCTTTAATCGAGGATCATCCTCTGTTTGCACGCAGCTATAGTAGTTATAAACTTCGTTCGCTTCGTGCATAAGCCACTTTTCCATCCAGGTTTCTTCGGGATCTATCAGGGATTCATAGTGAGTCACATGCTGTTCTTCAATGGAAGCAATCTCCGCATAAAGAAGCCTTGCCATAGGATCTGTAAAAAGAGGCCCGATATTCATATAGTAGTTATGTGTTTGCTGTTCACCCGACACCAAGGTGAGCGCGTTGAGCTTTGTGATCGGAGACGTATTATTTTTATCATAAGGTGTGCGCAAATCATCGTGCGGATGACGGTGCTGGATGATCGTAGGACGCCCCGGATGGACATCCGTATAACTTTGCAAAATATTATTCGCGTCTTTTCCCTCTAAGCGATCTAAAAGAGCCGAGTAACGATACATATGATCGAAATCTTCTAAAAGACCGAAGCGAAAACTTTGAGCTATATAGGGATCAGGTTCCACTTGTGCTAAGGCCGCTGTGACTTCAATAGCCACTTGTTCGTAAGCGATTGTTGTTTCCAGAGGCGAATGATCAGCGGGGATCAGCCAGTTAATCATTGTGTGCTGATGCTGCTCTACACGACGAAGCATTGCTAAATCTTTTTGCCATTCTTTATTCATACGCGCGCATGAATGAGAAAAGCGCATCGCCTCTTCTTCGATTCCATTCATCAAAATCACGCGGACGCGTGAGAACGCATCACAATCTAATTTGCTGATGGGTTTACGTACAAGATCCTTCCAGGTAAACCCCTGTTTTGCCAAAGGTCTGCCTTTTGTCTTTAGTAGGTCCAAGCTCATGATCTGCCCTTTCCAAAAATATATTAGTTAGGGCACGGTGAACTTCCTCCACCAGGCTTTCAATTCATTTTCATTTAAACTGCTTCAAATCACGAGAAGCAAAAGAAAGGACGCAAATGACATGTGTAGAAAAGCATGCCGAAAAAAACAAAGGGGAAGCGCATAGCACTCCCCCTCATATCCCCTCGAGATAAATTTCTATTTTAAGTACGTGCGAAAACTATCCGCGAGCGTAGCGTTTGTTCATGGATTCGCGAATTTCAGCACCTTCGATGCTCAAGCGAGTCCAAGGAATCGCGCGCAGACGTTCTGGTTCGATTTCTTCTTCGGTTTCTTCACAGTAACCGAATGAACCGCCCTCGATACGTGCAAGTGCACTTTCGATTTCCATCAATTGGGAACGAAGTCTTTCGTGCATGCTCAAGAATTCTTGTTCAGCAAGTACGCGGACAGTTTGGTCACCCTCATCGCCGCCTTTTTCTTCGTTCTGGTCCAAGTTCAAACGAGCTTCTTTAACCCTGTTCAGGATGTCTTGCTTCGTTTGCAAAAGCTTCGATCTGCATTCAGCGACCAGCTTTTCAGAGATAGCCATATTGCCCCCCTGTTCCTCCAGCTTAAGTGCCAATTTGGAACTGACCTATTAAGTTCTACCCTTGTAAATTTTGCAACTAAAAAATCTTACATTAACTTAAAATTAAACAAATCCATGAAAATCTTAATGAATATTTAAATGTAGCCATGGATGCGCCGATCCGAAGTCCTCAAAAATCGCGTTCTCACGTCAGGATCTTACAATTTCAATCCTGTTTTTGATTAGAGCCATCAGCATTCGCAGCGCGTTATAGTTTAGTGCAAACCTCCTAAAAAGAAAACTCACAGCCCGCAAACAGGCTCTAAAGTCTCATGTTAGGACACAGGGAAAAGTGATTTAGGCTAATAGATAAATAAAAAAAGAAAGGCGATCTTCCTCAGATCGCCTTTCAAAATGAAGACTCTCTCCCCCGAGAGAATGTCTTTAAGCTGTTATTTCAAACAAGAAGCCACGCGCGCCAGAAGATCTCCGGTCGCGGCGTTCAACTTAACAGCCATTTTTTTACCCTGTACTCCGCGGGTGCGGAAGGCTTGAGCGGACTCATCCATTTGTGCAGTAACGGCATTCACTGAGGACCCCTTTGCCGATGCAACAACAGAAGAATACTCTTCCATAGATGATGCGAATGTTTCGTGATTATTAACCAGACTGAGCATGATTTGCTGTTGCGCCGTTTGAAGGGCTTTAAGTTCTTCCTTAAGCTGCGCACAGTTCGAAGCGGCGAATGAACCAGAAGTGAAAAGAATCACAGTGAAGAATGTAGCGATGGTTTTCATTGTCGTTGCCTTTCAGTCAGTTGTGATCTGCAACTAAAGCAACGAGTCTGCCACCTGAAAAGCCGTTTAATTCGCTCTCAGGTGACATTTTTGGCTAGGACTTGAGAAATTTTTCAAACTCGTCCTTTGTTTCGCCAGAAGTATAAGGCAAAAGAAGACGAGCGACGTGACGGCGGCCGCGATCGATACTGCGCTTTCCCGGCTGCTTTTCTGCCGATTCAAAGAACTGCAAGAACGTCGTCGCCATGGCTAGTAAGGATTCCGCAATATACTGCATTTCAGACAGCTGCTCGATCTTCGCCATTTTGCCGTCCTTCACCCACTGGCGGTAAAGGATGACCATCAACTTCATCATTTTTTGAATGTGGTTTCTCCACATTTTTGCCAACTGTTGGTCTTTGCGACGAAGGGCATACATCTCGCGATGAAAGAAACGATAGCGCCAGTACAGCTCAAAATTTTCGTTGATGAATTCCAAGGGGCTGACTTTTTTCGTGCGACGAGGACGCCAAACATCATAGGTTTCCTTCGCCATGCGCTTAAAAAGTTCGACTAGAATTTCCTCTTTATTGTCATAGTGGAAATACAAATTTCCAGGACTGATTTCCATCGCTTTTGCGATGTGATTTGTCGTGATCGCCACGACGCCGCTGCGGTTGAAGAGTTCGATGGAAGTAAGGAGGATGCGTTCTTTGGTCTTCATGTCTCTAAGTCTTTAGTCCAAGTCCGCTAGAGAGTCACGCGAGAACAGCCTTGAAATCAGCAGCAGATGAGGCTTTCGGGTGTCTTCTTCTGAGATTGGCCTTGTAACCAATTAAAAGTTGATGCTACGATTAAATAATGCGCGCAAAAAACAAATATAAGTTGTTAAAACTATTCGCCTTTTCTGGAGCAAGCCTCTTCGCTTTGTATTCTCTTATGGGCTTCACCTCTTCAGAAAGCCAAGAAGCACCCGCTCTTAAAAAAATTCAAACTCAACTGGAACAAAGAACTCACATCGCCAAAGTGGTGGGAGAAAAAATTCGCTCCAATCAATTCCCAGAAAAGATGGATATCAACTGGGATGGTGAAGGCCAATCCGTAAAATTGGCTTACACGATTGATGAGGGTTTGCAAAAAGAGGCGGATC contains the following coding sequences:
- the lexA gene encoding transcriptional repressor LexA, which codes for MTKKLPLPPLTPKEKSVLEFIESHILSSGVSPSYQEIKDHFGLASFNSVQNYLKQLTSKGYIENPLGQKRAIQVLHSASAVQEHLQSKKVSTTTGSHRSQLLQARDEVLSLPLLGKVAAGQPIEAIKHDEFVDVPPSMIRNPSKSFALKVQGDSMIEDGIFDEDIILVQKQDSASNGDIVVATVENEATVKRIYVRARPDSGSSEKLVELRPSNSTMKSMWYSPEEVEIRGIVVGLIRKFQ
- a CDS encoding GAF domain-containing protein; amino-acid sequence: MQSTHAQISYQDKSKFYKELQSEASGILEKEWFVNLANISALLRQHLPDINWVGFYLLHNNELLLSSFQGLPACTRIALGKGVCGTAAKTLQTQLVANVDEFPGHIVCDAASKSEIVIPVIHDGKLLGVLDVDAPILNRFDQEDKKGLEEIVHILTKGTTWPEKFT
- a CDS encoding ferritin-like domain-containing protein — translated: MKEHVHIGSNRTGIQMSPLDSKRMMQVAEKTPTTPMTDFSQSEFVKIRQEYIQESDDIGSVPPPGSLKGMASTGAELLQGIRPEAFIDKLGERLAFERTGARLYESVITKCQAAGVTEILTDLMRIHQEELEHFEIVKNAIEQIGADPTAVTPCADANGVTAMGLLQVAADPRTTVTQSLQTLLMAELTDNAGWELLIEMARKANMDAMADKFEAALSAEEEHLMTITSIYKQMNFDDMERGEDKSSSRHI
- a CDS encoding TraR/DksA family transcriptional regulator produces the protein MAISEKLVAECRSKLLQTKQDILNRVKEARLNLDQNEEKGGDEGDQTVRVLAEQEFLSMHERLRSQLMEIESALARIEGGSFGYCEETEEEIEPERLRAIPWTRLSIEGAEIRESMNKRYARG
- a CDS encoding TetR/AcrR family transcriptional regulator — translated: MKTKERILLTSIELFNRSGVVAITTNHIAKAMEISPGNLYFHYDNKEEILVELFKRMAKETYDVWRPRRTKKVSPLEFINENFELYWRYRFFHREMYALRRKDQQLAKMWRNHIQKMMKLMVILYRQWVKDGKMAKIEQLSEMQYIAESLLAMATTFLQFFESAEKQPGKRSIDRGRRHVARLLLPYTSGETKDEFEKFLKS